In a single window of the Metopolophium dirhodum isolate CAU chromosome 2, ASM1992520v1, whole genome shotgun sequence genome:
- the LOC132937929 gene encoding uncharacterized protein LOC132937929, whose product MEYQKETFVGFQSILTFKCKVCNIKSKLYTENPKTVQVPINKATVHGCQAIGIGHTQLSELFSFLEIPSLSISGYTKVQENVADIVHATAWDEIKKAGEEEKKMALECGDIDVDGTPVITVVADGQWSKRSYRTKYDALSGAATIIGFKSKKVLFVGIRNKYCCICQKSKNSKKVAPDHQCFLNWKKSSTSMEADGVVEGFMKSEEMHGLKYNCLIGDGDSSVTKRLNEIQPYGPNFHIRKIECRNHLMRNYATKLTVIARNTKYPLRVRKYILSNILRFRGDITKAVIHWRNIIGVTKLEKIKGIQRDVANAPYHRLGQHLKCDSYFCNGSKNNDLNLVPEAESSGMMNEIKNYVSRLVLNSESLLENKNNNMCEQFNSLINKHIAGKRLNFSSKRSYNTRVEAAVVSFNSKQYLRKIHKKISNCSPGKFGKRFIKNYERIRTNTLKRRQLFPEARKTKIICTDGPDADYGLAEPLTNQYSPQDFEKKKKEFLTSLENADIKKIEDDTRNQSESEKWYYERKKRITASRFGQVCKMRSSTSCKNTVYNILYAGNVQSKYLQYGRDTEPIARKKAECIIGEKIQICGLIVDPDEPYLAASPDGLIGKTAIIEIKCPYIAKDTSSAIDAINKKLLPYCNIVDNCTKLKKDNIYYYQVMGQLHITRRKLCYFVIYTSNWITVEKIYYEPEFWTSNMAEKLKMFYMDCMLPEIIQPLYPIRMLKSDIKEPERIIKIMTTTNNNFKKM is encoded by the exons ATGGAGTATCAGAAAGAAACATTTGTAGGATTTCAGTCGATTTTAACATTCAAATGTAAAGTGTGTAACATCAAAAGTAAACTTTATACAGAAAATCCTAAAACAGTACAAGTCCCAATTAATAAAGCAACTGTTCACGGCTGTCAAGCAATCGGTATTGGTCACACACAGCTGTCTGAATTGTTTTCATTTCTTGAAATCCCATCGTTATCGATTAGTGGTTATACGAAAGTACAAGAAAACGTAGCTGATATTGTGCATGCAACAGCATgggatgaaataaaaaaagctggtgaggaagaaaaaaaaatggcgtTGGAGTGTGGTGATATAGACGTAGATGGCACACCAGTCATCACAGTTGTTGCAGATGGGCAGTGGTCTAAACGCAGCTATCGGACAAAATACGACGCCTTATCCGGAGCA gctacgataattggttttaaatctaaaaaagtgCTTTTCGTTGGAATAcgcaataaatattgttgtatttgccaaaaatcgaaaaatagtaaaaaagtcGCACCTGATCATCAATGCTTCCTCAATTGGAAAAAGTCCTCAACAAGTATGGAGGCCGATGGCGTGGTTGAAGGATTTATGAAAAGCGAGGAAATGCATGGATTAaagtataattgtttaatag GTGATGGGGACAGCAGTGTGACTAAACGCTTAAATGAAATTCAGCCGTACGGTCCCAATTTTCACATAAGAAAAATTGAGTGCCGAAATCATTTGATGCGAAACTATGCCACCAAACTTACAGTGATTGCTAGAAACACAAAATACCCACTTCGTGTTCGAAAATATATTCTATCGAATATTTTACGATTTAGAGGTGATATCACAAAAGCAGTTATACATTGGAGAAATATAATTGGAGTAACGAAATTAGAAAAGATAAAAG gtatTCAAAGAGATGTTGCTAACGCCCCATACCATCGACTTGGTCAGCATCTAAAGTGTGATTCTTATTTTTGTAATGGAtcgaaaaataatgatttaaacttAGTGCCAGAGGCTGAAAGCTCTGGAatgatgaatgaaataaaaaactatgTATCAAGACTTGTTTTAAATTCCGAAAGtttgttagaaaataaaaataacaacatgtGCGAAcaatttaattctttaataaacaaacaCATAGCCGGTAAAAGATTAAATTTTTCGAGTAAAAGAAGCTATAATACTAGGGTAGAAGCAGCCGTAGTTTCATTTAACTCTAAACAGTATCTaagaaaaatacacaaaaaGATCTCCAACTGTAGTCCAG gaAAATTTGGGAAaagattcataaaaaattatgaacgaATAAGAACCAACACATTAAAAAGAAGACAGTTATTCCCAGAAgctagaaaaactaaaattatttgtactGACGGTCCAGATGCTGACTATGGTTTGGCAGAGCCGCTAACAAACCAATATTCACCacaagattttgaaaaaaaaaaaaaagaattcctTACATCCTTAGAGAAtgcagatattaaaaaaattgaagatgaTACTAGAAATCAAAGTGAAAGTGAGAAGTGGTACTATGAACGCAAAAAACGAATTACTGCCTCTAGATTCGGACAAGTTTGTAAAATGCGTTCTAGTACCAGTTGTAAAAACACCGTGTACAATATACTTTATGCTGGAAATGTCCaatctaaatatttacaatacggCAGAGATACGGAGCCTATCGCTCGTAAAAAAGCAGAATGTATAATTGgcgaaaaaatacaaatttgtggTTTGATAGTGGATCCTGATGAGCCATACTTAGCAGCAAGTCcag atggcTTGATTGGTAAAACggcaattattgaaattaaatgtccATATATTGCAAAAGACACTTCAAGTGCAATAGATgctattaacaaaaaatta ttGCCATATTGTAACATAgtagataattgtacaaaacttaaaaaagataatatttattattatcaagtaatGGGCCAGTTGCATATTACCCGCAGAAAATTAtgctattttgtaatatataccAGTAATTGGATTACGGTAGaaaaaatttattatgaacCAGAATTTTGGACTTCTAATATggcagaaaaattaaaaat gttttaTATGGATTGTATGCTACCTGAAATAATTCAACCACTTTATCCAATAAGAATGTTGAAGTCCGATATCAAAGAGCCTGagcgtattattaaaattatgaccacaactaataataattttaaaaaaatgtga